The Candidatus Deferrimicrobiaceae bacterium nucleotide sequence GCGGCGGAGTGCCCCTCCTGCGCCATCACCATGATCGAGGAGAGCGCGAAATGACCGGGCCCAAGCGGATCGGGATGGAGGTGTCGATCGCGATCTCCGAGGCGGTGCGTCAGTGCGACGCGGATGTGATCTCCGCCTATCCCATCACGCCGCAGACACACGTGGTGGAGCACTTGGCGGAGATCGCGGCGCAGGGACACCTCGATTGCGAATTCATTCCCGTGGAGTCGGAACACTCGGCGCTGAGCGCCTGCATCGGCTCCTCGGCGGTGGGCGCGCGGACCTTCACGGCGACGGCGTCGCAGGGCCTGGCGCTGATGGTGGAGATCATGTACATCGCCTCGGCGATGCGGATGCCGATCGTGATGGCGGTGGCGAACCGCGCGCTGTCCGCGCCGATCAACATCTGGTGCGATCACTCGGACGCCATGCTCGCGCGGGACACCGGCTGGATCCAGTACTTCGTGGAGAACGGGCAGGAGGCGTACGACATGACGCTCTGCTCGTTCCGCATCGCCGAGGACAACCGCGTGATGCTGCCGATTACGCTCAACTTCGACGGTTTCACGCTCTCGCACGTGATCGAGCCGATCGTCATGCTCACCGACGAACAGGTGAGGGAATTCCTGCCGCCCTTTACGCCCTTGTATCGGCTCGAT carries:
- a CDS encoding transketolase C-terminal domain-containing protein, which produces MTGPKRIGMEVSIAISEAVRQCDADVISAYPITPQTHVVEHLAEIAAQGHLDCEFIPVESEHSALSACIGSSAVGARTFTATASQGLALMVEIMYIASAMRMPIVMAVANRALSAPINIWCDHSDAMLARDTGWIQYFVENGQEAYDMTLCSFRIAEDNRVMLPITLNFDGFTLSHVIEPIVMLTDEQVREFLPPFTPLYRLDPKNPVAMGPVGIPEIYTEAKKAHDEAILASRAVIDEVWADFGKRFGRHYQAVEHYRTEGAQTLLVGMGGLTESMRGAVDSLRDKGKKVGLIRLRLFRPFPHEDLRKALGDAGTVIVFDRCLSTGGPGGPVASEIRSALYNLPKKPAIVSFIGALGGRDVRTSQFAELIERSEAIAASGSIPDYEMVGVRE